In Nonomuraea sp. NBC_00507, the following are encoded in one genomic region:
- a CDS encoding L-fucose/L-arabinose isomerase family protein codes for MSTLTRGTPPRTKVGLVAGGLGAYWPQFPDLLPQLERSSARVAERMTALDCDVVDVGFISDAQEGAAAAERLRVAGCDLIVGFLTTYMTATMLVPIAQRSGAPVLLINLQPTESMDHAAFDTGQWLAYCGACPLPEMANAFMRCGVPFRSVSGYLEDERAWEKIGRWVRAAGVRAALRRGRHGLMGHLYPGMLDVATDLTLVSANFGGHVEVLEFDDLRVRVEKVTDAETDERTKLAREVFELADTVNEDDLSWAARVSVGLDRLVADFELDSLAYYHRGLDGEIHERLGAGMILGASLLTARGIPAAGEYELRTSLAMLIMDRLGGGGSFTELQALDFARGHVEMGHDGPAHLAISSRRPLLRGLGVYHGKRGWGVSVEFDVARGPVTAFGLRQRHDGAFGFVVSQGEVVGGPLLQIGNTTSRVDFGCDPGEWTDAWSASGISHHWALGTGHRVDDLRAVADLLGAELVHVQP; via the coding sequence ATGAGCACACTCACCCGCGGCACGCCGCCCCGCACCAAGGTGGGCCTGGTGGCAGGCGGGCTCGGAGCCTACTGGCCGCAGTTCCCCGACCTGCTGCCGCAGCTTGAGCGCTCCTCCGCCCGGGTCGCCGAGCGGATGACGGCACTGGACTGCGACGTGGTGGACGTCGGCTTCATCTCCGACGCCCAGGAGGGCGCCGCGGCGGCCGAACGGCTGCGCGTGGCGGGCTGCGACCTCATCGTCGGGTTCCTCACCACCTACATGACCGCCACCATGCTCGTGCCGATCGCCCAGCGCAGCGGCGCGCCGGTGTTGCTGATCAACCTGCAGCCGACCGAGTCCATGGACCACGCCGCCTTCGACACCGGCCAGTGGCTGGCCTACTGCGGCGCCTGCCCGCTGCCGGAGATGGCCAACGCCTTCATGCGCTGCGGCGTCCCGTTCCGCTCGGTGTCCGGCTACCTCGAGGACGAGCGGGCCTGGGAGAAGATCGGCCGGTGGGTGCGCGCGGCAGGGGTCAGGGCGGCGCTGCGGCGGGGCCGGCACGGACTCATGGGCCACCTGTATCCTGGGATGCTGGACGTGGCCACCGACCTCACCCTGGTCAGCGCCAACTTCGGCGGGCACGTCGAGGTGCTCGAGTTCGACGACCTGCGGGTCCGCGTGGAGAAGGTCACCGACGCCGAGACCGACGAGCGGACGAAGCTGGCCCGCGAGGTCTTCGAGCTGGCCGACACCGTCAACGAGGACGACCTGTCGTGGGCGGCCCGCGTCTCGGTCGGGCTCGACCGGCTCGTGGCCGACTTCGAGCTGGACAGCCTGGCCTACTACCACCGCGGGCTGGACGGGGAGATCCACGAGCGCCTCGGCGCCGGCATGATCCTCGGCGCGTCCCTGCTCACCGCCCGGGGCATCCCGGCGGCAGGCGAGTACGAGCTGCGTACCTCGCTCGCCATGCTGATCATGGACCGGCTCGGCGGCGGCGGCTCCTTCACCGAACTGCAGGCGCTCGACTTCGCCCGCGGCCATGTCGAGATGGGCCACGACGGGCCCGCCCATCTGGCGATCAGTTCGCGCCGGCCGCTCCTGCGCGGCCTCGGCGTCTACCACGGCAAGCGGGGCTGGGGCGTCTCGGTCGAGTTCGACGTGGCGCGCGGGCCGGTCACCGCGTTCGGCCTGCGGCAGCGTCACGACGGGGCCTTCGGCTTCGTCGTCTCGCAGGGGGAGGTGGTGGGCGGCCCGCTGCTACAGATCGGCAACACCACCTCGCGGGTCGACTTCGGATGCGACCCCGGCGAGTGGACCGACGCCTGGAGCGCCAGCGGCATCTCCCACCATTGGGCACTCGGCACCGGACACCGCGTCGACGACCTGCGGGCGGTCGCCGACCTGCTCGGGGCCGAGCTCGTGCACGTCCAGCCCTGA
- a CDS encoding carbohydrate ABC transporter permease has product MATITTTKAPHSAPTAPGTPGWVRWVNDHRKWLFAAPAMTFVAALLVFPLAWTGYLSLTDAEGSVRAESEFVGVENYLDVLSDTERFWPAVGRTVTFTGVALLFEVVLGMAIALLLWRPFKGQKWVRVAILMPLVATPVAVGMMWRLIFDPNIGLANQALGWVGIGPQPWLAGQHTALPTTIFIDVWQWTPMVALILLAGLTSLSDEPQEAARIDGASTWQRFRHVTLPLLMPTLTVAILLRGIDALKTFDILYATKGRGGGSFHEVETLNVYAYGLSFDYNDYGVSSTVLILFFLIIIGAMWALTARRKEAQR; this is encoded by the coding sequence ATGGCAACGATCACCACCACCAAGGCGCCGCACAGCGCCCCCACCGCCCCCGGGACGCCCGGCTGGGTGCGCTGGGTCAACGACCACCGCAAATGGCTCTTCGCCGCGCCCGCGATGACCTTCGTCGCCGCGCTGCTGGTGTTCCCTCTGGCCTGGACCGGCTACCTCAGCCTGACCGACGCCGAGGGATCCGTCCGCGCGGAGAGTGAGTTCGTGGGCGTCGAGAACTACCTCGATGTCCTGTCCGACACCGAACGGTTCTGGCCCGCCGTCGGACGGACCGTCACTTTCACCGGTGTCGCGCTGCTGTTCGAGGTGGTCCTCGGGATGGCGATCGCCCTGCTGCTCTGGCGGCCGTTCAAAGGGCAGAAGTGGGTCCGGGTCGCCATCCTGATGCCGCTCGTCGCCACCCCGGTCGCGGTCGGCATGATGTGGCGGCTCATCTTCGACCCGAACATCGGCCTGGCCAACCAGGCCCTCGGCTGGGTCGGCATCGGGCCGCAGCCGTGGCTCGCCGGCCAGCACACGGCCCTGCCCACCACGATCTTCATCGACGTGTGGCAGTGGACGCCGATGGTGGCGCTGATCCTGCTCGCCGGGCTCACCTCGCTGTCGGACGAGCCGCAGGAGGCGGCGCGCATCGACGGCGCCAGCACCTGGCAGCGTTTCCGGCACGTCACCCTGCCGCTGCTGATGCCCACGCTGACCGTGGCGATCCTGCTGCGCGGCATCGACGCGCTGAAGACCTTCGACATCCTCTACGCCACCAAGGGACGCGGTGGCGGTTCGTTCCACGAGGTCGAGACGCTGAACGTGTACGCCTACGGTCTCAGCTTCGACTACAACGACTACGGCGTCTCCTCCACCGTCCTCATCCTCTTCTTCCTGATCATCATCGGGGCGATGTGGGCCCTGACCGCCCGGCGCAAGGAGGCGCAGCGATGA
- a CDS encoding carbohydrate ABC transporter permease: MKPRPAYRVFRVVALTVVVLTLLAPLLWMIAASFKTNVDIYDPGKALAFSPTVDNYVKVLQQANYVEFIGNSLWVAFAATVASLVLGLPAAYSMSRFTMKKSALVVLMARVIPGVSLLVPWYYVFSNLKMVGGFGVLIISHMFVSLPLVVYIMMGYFDSLPEELEEAGLVDGLTHIGAFRRIMLPLSVPGIATAGILSFIFSWNNFMFALVLSDADTKTLPVAIFDFVGYASIDWGGLMAAATVVTVPIMVIALFVQKYVVSGLTAGATKG; encoded by the coding sequence ATGAAGCCCCGACCCGCGTACCGGGTGTTCCGGGTGGTGGCGCTCACCGTCGTGGTGCTCACCCTGCTCGCGCCGCTGCTCTGGATGATCGCCGCGTCGTTCAAGACCAACGTCGACATCTACGACCCGGGCAAGGCGCTGGCCTTCTCGCCCACGGTGGACAACTACGTCAAGGTGCTCCAGCAGGCGAACTACGTCGAGTTCATCGGCAACAGCCTCTGGGTGGCGTTCGCCGCCACCGTGGCGTCGCTGGTCCTCGGCCTGCCGGCCGCGTACTCGATGAGCCGGTTCACCATGAAGAAGTCCGCGCTGGTGGTCCTGATGGCCCGGGTCATCCCCGGTGTCTCGCTCCTGGTGCCCTGGTATTACGTCTTCTCCAACCTGAAGATGGTCGGGGGCTTCGGGGTGCTGATCATCAGCCACATGTTCGTCTCGCTGCCGCTGGTGGTCTACATCATGATGGGCTACTTCGACAGCCTGCCCGAGGAGTTGGAGGAGGCGGGGCTGGTCGACGGGCTGACCCACATCGGCGCGTTCCGCCGCATCATGCTGCCGCTGTCCGTGCCGGGCATCGCCACCGCCGGGATCCTGTCCTTCATCTTCTCCTGGAACAACTTCATGTTCGCGCTCGTGCTCTCCGACGCCGACACCAAGACCCTGCCCGTGGCGATCTTCGACTTCGTCGGTTACGCCAGCATCGACTGGGGCGGCCTGATGGCCGCGGCCACCGTGGTCACCGTACCGATCATGGTGATCGCCCTGTTCGTGCAGAAGTACGTGGTCTCCGGCCTCACCGCCGGCGCGACGAAGGGCTGA
- a CDS encoding FadR/GntR family transcriptional regulator, giving the protein MNQSAPGVAPLQQAPVEAGLHARVLDHLGTAICSGDVAAGSVLSIDDLIDRYQVSRSVIREVLRVLASMGLVETRRRVGIMIQPAEVWSVFHPQVIRWRLASAGRMAQMRSITELRTAIEPYAAWLAAERIDDDEASELVGLAAKMWAAGKAGDEARFLTLDIDFHRRVLLASGNEMFAKLHQIVAEVLAGRHHYHLMPHNPDEQALQLHTDVAQAIQRRDGERARQAMVGIMEQGFAEMKSMWEQTAEPGGA; this is encoded by the coding sequence GTGAATCAGTCCGCCCCCGGGGTCGCACCCTTGCAGCAGGCCCCCGTCGAGGCTGGGCTGCACGCACGCGTCCTCGACCACCTCGGCACCGCCATCTGCAGCGGCGACGTGGCCGCGGGTTCCGTCCTGAGCATCGACGACCTGATCGACCGCTATCAGGTCTCCCGCTCGGTGATCCGCGAGGTGCTGCGGGTGCTCGCATCCATGGGACTCGTCGAGACCCGGCGCCGGGTGGGGATCATGATCCAGCCCGCGGAGGTGTGGAGCGTCTTCCACCCGCAGGTGATCCGCTGGCGGCTCGCCTCGGCGGGGCGGATGGCGCAGATGCGCTCGATCACCGAGCTACGGACCGCGATCGAGCCGTACGCCGCCTGGTTGGCCGCCGAGCGGATCGACGACGACGAGGCGAGCGAGCTGGTCGGGCTCGCGGCCAAGATGTGGGCCGCCGGTAAGGCCGGCGACGAGGCGCGCTTCCTCACCCTGGACATCGACTTCCACCGGCGGGTGCTGCTCGCCTCCGGCAACGAGATGTTCGCCAAACTGCACCAGATCGTCGCCGAGGTGCTCGCCGGCCGGCACCACTACCACCTGATGCCGCACAACCCGGACGAGCAGGCGTTGCAGCTGCACACCGATGTGGCCCAGGCGATCCAGCGGCGCGACGGCGAGCGGGCCCGGCAGGCCATGGTGGGGATCATGGAGCAGGGGTTCGCCGAGATGAAGTCGATGTGGGAGCAGACCGCCGAGCCGGGCGGCGCCTGA
- a CDS encoding ABC transporter substrate-binding protein has protein sequence MRRRSIFGTSLAVVAAMSLSACGGGGDGGGGASTTVRVTLANHVWTENVKQALPAFEKQTGLKVEITQLGEDQLSDQYNVKLNAGSSDIDVMMYRPLQEGRLFAKNTYLDDLSDQVKSNATWDFSDFQAGPVEATTHEGKPVGVPIITEQEVLYYRKDLLAKAGLSAPPKTLDELKAAAAKIKAAEPDIAGFVARTGKSPAVTQFSSFLYSFGGDFVDGSGKAAVNSDAAKQAFAYYGGLIKDSGPANVSTDMGWPEAMAIFTQGKAAFYTEANSLYKNATDPAKSKVSDQVGFAPFPAGPSGSKPYNIPSWALGINSSSENQANAWKFIEWATSKEQTLAQQKSGVPGARSSVWANPESTSTFPKDLVEAIAASTKAGVGHDRPLVVKVAEAREIVGQPIVDAITGKDAAAAADTANAAFQKFLDDEAK, from the coding sequence GTGCGACGTCGATCGATATTCGGTACGTCTCTGGCCGTGGTTGCCGCCATGAGCCTGTCCGCCTGCGGCGGTGGCGGCGACGGCGGCGGCGGCGCGTCCACGACGGTCCGGGTCACCCTGGCCAACCACGTGTGGACGGAGAACGTCAAGCAGGCCCTGCCCGCGTTCGAGAAGCAGACCGGGCTCAAGGTCGAGATCACCCAGCTCGGCGAGGACCAGCTCTCGGACCAGTACAACGTCAAGCTGAACGCCGGCTCGTCCGACATCGACGTGATGATGTACCGCCCCCTGCAGGAGGGCAGGCTCTTCGCCAAGAACACGTACCTGGACGACCTGTCGGATCAGGTGAAGTCCAACGCCACCTGGGACTTCAGTGACTTCCAGGCCGGCCCGGTGGAGGCCACCACGCACGAGGGCAAGCCGGTCGGTGTCCCGATCATCACCGAGCAGGAGGTCCTCTACTACCGCAAGGACCTGCTCGCCAAGGCCGGCCTGAGCGCCCCGCCCAAGACGCTCGACGAGCTGAAGGCCGCCGCCGCCAAGATCAAGGCAGCCGAGCCGGACATCGCCGGCTTCGTCGCCCGCACCGGCAAGTCGCCGGCCGTCACCCAGTTCTCCAGCTTCCTCTACAGCTTCGGCGGCGACTTCGTCGACGGCAGCGGCAAGGCCGCGGTCAACAGCGACGCGGCCAAGCAGGCGTTCGCCTACTACGGCGGGTTGATCAAGGACTCCGGCCCGGCGAACGTCAGCACCGACATGGGCTGGCCCGAGGCGATGGCCATCTTCACCCAGGGCAAGGCCGCCTTCTACACCGAGGCGAACTCCCTCTACAAGAACGCCACCGATCCGGCCAAGTCCAAGGTCTCCGACCAGGTCGGCTTCGCGCCGTTCCCGGCCGGCCCGTCCGGTTCGAAGCCGTACAACATCCCGTCGTGGGCGCTGGGCATCAACTCCAGCTCGGAGAACCAGGCCAACGCCTGGAAGTTCATCGAGTGGGCCACCAGCAAGGAGCAGACGCTCGCCCAGCAGAAGTCCGGCGTGCCGGGCGCCCGCAGCTCGGTCTGGGCCAATCCGGAGAGCACCTCGACCTTCCCGAAGGACCTGGTGGAGGCGATCGCGGCCAGCACCAAGGCCGGGGTGGGTCATGACCGGCCGCTGGTCGTGAAGGTCGCCGAGGCCCGCGAGATCGTCGGCCAGCCGATCGTCGACGCGATCACCGGCAAGGACGCCGCCGCGGCGGCCGACACGGCCAACGCCGCCTTCCAGAAGTTCCTGGACGACGAGGCCAAGTAG
- a CDS encoding FAD-dependent oxidoreductase codes for MKVVVDLTRCQGYGQCAFLAPDVFTMREEALLYDLDPGDERREHVLRAAAACPVQAIHLDWAATRHAAEQAGPPAPGKSDGRIVIVGASLAGARAAGVLRREGFAGSLTVIGDEPDQPYDRPPLSKQVLTGQVPPDHTMLPRLREVEAEWLWGTPATGLDVAGKRVRLADGREIGFDRVLLATGTRARSWPNEAEAALEGVHTLRTVADAARLRQALAAGPRRVLILGAGFTGSEIASVCRELDLPVTVVERGPAPLVGALGGVLGDVAAQLHREHGVDLRCHTTVTALEGDADGRLRGARLSDGSTVEADVAVVALGSIRNVEWLRDSGLAAGVWGVACDAGCRAVDSNGLVTDDVFVAGDIARFPHPLYQYQFMTLEHWGNAVAQAEIAAHNMISDQAHRWPHLSVPVFWSSQFGVNIKSVGVPTFADEVVITQGSVAERRFVAVYGYQGRVTAAVTFDQGLWLEFYQRLIEQAAPFPPRFRHVDQREAAEPVPARVPERLVATAGATVVVTGHDPAERRASLVQAPQS; via the coding sequence GTGAAAGTCGTCGTCGATCTGACGCGCTGCCAGGGCTACGGGCAGTGCGCCTTCCTCGCGCCGGACGTCTTCACCATGCGAGAAGAGGCGCTGCTGTACGACCTGGACCCCGGCGACGAGCGGCGCGAGCACGTGCTGCGGGCGGCCGCCGCCTGCCCGGTCCAGGCCATCCATCTCGACTGGGCGGCGACCCGGCACGCCGCCGAGCAGGCCGGCCCGCCCGCCCCCGGGAAGAGCGACGGCCGCATCGTCATCGTCGGTGCCTCCCTGGCCGGGGCCCGCGCCGCCGGTGTGCTCAGGAGGGAGGGCTTCGCCGGATCGCTGACCGTGATCGGCGACGAGCCCGACCAGCCCTACGACCGGCCTCCCCTGTCCAAACAGGTCCTCACCGGGCAGGTGCCGCCCGACCACACCATGCTGCCCCGCCTGCGCGAAGTCGAGGCCGAGTGGCTATGGGGGACCCCGGCGACCGGGCTGGACGTGGCCGGCAAGCGGGTGCGGCTGGCCGACGGCCGCGAGATCGGTTTCGACCGGGTCCTGCTGGCCACCGGCACCCGCGCCCGGTCCTGGCCGAACGAGGCCGAGGCCGCGCTGGAGGGCGTGCACACGCTGCGCACCGTCGCCGACGCCGCCCGGCTGCGGCAGGCGCTGGCCGCCGGCCCGCGCCGGGTGCTCATCCTCGGCGCCGGGTTCACCGGCTCGGAGATCGCCTCCGTGTGCCGCGAACTGGACCTGCCGGTGACGGTCGTCGAACGCGGTCCCGCCCCGCTCGTCGGCGCGCTGGGCGGCGTGCTCGGCGACGTGGCGGCGCAGCTGCACCGCGAACACGGCGTGGACCTGCGGTGCCACACGACGGTCACGGCCCTGGAGGGCGACGCGGACGGGCGGCTGCGCGGCGCACGCCTGTCGGACGGCAGCACGGTGGAGGCCGACGTGGCCGTCGTCGCACTCGGCTCCATCCGCAACGTCGAATGGCTGCGGGACTCGGGCCTGGCCGCCGGCGTGTGGGGCGTTGCCTGCGACGCGGGCTGCCGCGCCGTGGACAGCAACGGCCTGGTCACCGATGACGTCTTCGTCGCCGGCGACATCGCGCGCTTCCCGCACCCGCTCTACCAGTACCAGTTCATGACGCTGGAGCACTGGGGCAACGCGGTCGCCCAGGCCGAGATCGCCGCCCACAACATGATCAGCGACCAGGCGCATCGCTGGCCGCACCTGTCGGTGCCGGTGTTCTGGTCCAGCCAGTTCGGGGTCAACATCAAGTCGGTCGGCGTGCCCACCTTCGCCGACGAGGTCGTCATCACCCAGGGCTCGGTGGCCGAGCGCCGCTTCGTCGCCGTCTACGGATACCAGGGCCGCGTCACGGCGGCGGTCACCTTCGATCAAGGACTGTGGCTGGAGTTCTACCAGCGGCTGATCGAGCAGGCCGCGCCGTTCCCGCCCCGGTTCCGCCACGTCGACCAGCGCGAGGCCGCCGAGCCCGTGCCCGCACGGGTCCCCGAGCGGCTGGTGGCCACGGCGGGGGCGACGGTCGTGGTGACCGGTCACGACCCGGCCGAACGCCGCGCCTCGCTGGTGCAGGCGCCACAGAGCTGA
- a CDS encoding discoidin domain-containing protein: protein MRHLTAALAVAGVAALLAAPAAGATPRRQDPSPAAEQPATVPSVRVKPGTSKGTGELTPIAGADRLLAPLGVDAACPAKIQIGLRSDAKKPVYADLFVEIDQPLSASRSMLSSYLPPGYELGAKLLVAVPPTTPEGEYGLRLRAGERTLAVPVEVVTLDRLDNGGNLALLRPVTASSQHTNANYPPCSVADGDTSSNGWAGGNGWNDATGRTWPDTVSVALGGAKQVSRVDLYTLNTERYPAATFGLRDWDVQTGLNGQWQTVAQVRGNVAGSVRSDFAPVTADAVRIVALASNGANDYTRIIEVEVR, encoded by the coding sequence ATGCGTCACCTCACCGCCGCGCTCGCCGTCGCCGGCGTCGCCGCCCTGCTGGCCGCGCCGGCCGCGGGAGCCACCCCCCGGCGGCAGGACCCCTCTCCCGCCGCCGAGCAGCCCGCGACGGTCCCTTCGGTACGGGTCAAGCCCGGCACCTCCAAGGGCACCGGCGAGCTGACCCCCATCGCGGGCGCCGACCGGCTGCTCGCCCCGCTCGGCGTGGACGCCGCCTGCCCGGCCAAGATCCAGATCGGCCTGCGCAGCGACGCGAAGAAACCCGTCTACGCCGACCTTTTCGTGGAGATCGACCAGCCGCTGTCGGCCTCCCGCTCCATGCTGTCCAGCTACCTGCCACCCGGCTACGAGCTCGGCGCGAAGCTGCTGGTCGCCGTCCCGCCCACCACCCCCGAGGGCGAGTACGGCCTGCGCCTGCGCGCCGGTGAGCGCACGCTGGCCGTGCCCGTCGAGGTCGTCACCCTGGACCGCCTCGACAACGGCGGCAACCTGGCGCTGCTGCGGCCGGTCACGGCCTCCTCCCAGCACACCAACGCGAACTACCCGCCATGCAGCGTCGCCGACGGCGACACGAGCTCCAACGGGTGGGCCGGCGGCAACGGCTGGAACGACGCCACGGGCCGGACCTGGCCCGACACCGTGTCCGTCGCGCTCGGCGGCGCCAAGCAGGTCTCCCGCGTGGACCTGTACACCCTGAACACCGAACGCTACCCGGCCGCGACCTTCGGGCTGCGCGACTGGGACGTCCAGACCGGACTAAACGGCCAGTGGCAGACGGTCGCGCAGGTGCGCGGCAACGTCGCGGGCAGCGTGCGCTCCGACTTCGCGCCCGTCACCGCCGACGCCGTCCGCATCGTCGCACTGGCCTCGAACGGCGCCAACGACTACACCCGCATCATCGAGGTCGAAGTCCGCTGA
- the dgoD gene encoding galactonate dehydratase has protein sequence MTTIARIETFLVAPRWLFVRVETDSGIAGWGEATCEGRSETVRAAIDQLAELLIGRDALRIEDHWQVLTKGSFYRGGPILASAVAGLDQALWDIAGKHFGAPVHQLLGGPVRDRIRVYGWVGGDEPGEVRDHVAAQVEAGLTAVKMNASGRMSPLASVAELDGVVARVAAAREVLGEDRDVAVDFHGRFTLANARRVAPLLEPYRPLFLEEPVVPENSHLIGEFVRSTTIPVSTGERLYSRQEFLPVLQAGIAVAQPDLSHAGGITEVRKIATLAEVYDVQLAPHCPLGPIALAACLQVGFATPNYLIQEQSIGIHYNRGAEVLDYCLDKTPLTFVDGHVERLTAPGLGIEVDEQAVRAAGQRGHAWRSPIWRHRDGSYAEW, from the coding sequence ATGACGACCATCGCGCGCATCGAGACCTTCCTGGTCGCTCCCCGCTGGCTCTTCGTCCGGGTGGAGACCGACTCCGGGATCGCCGGCTGGGGCGAGGCCACCTGCGAGGGGCGCTCCGAGACCGTCCGCGCCGCCATCGACCAGCTCGCGGAGCTGCTGATCGGCCGGGACGCGCTGCGGATCGAGGACCACTGGCAGGTGCTGACCAAGGGCTCGTTCTACCGGGGCGGCCCGATCCTGGCCAGTGCCGTGGCGGGGCTCGACCAGGCCCTGTGGGACATCGCCGGCAAGCATTTCGGCGCCCCGGTGCACCAGCTGCTCGGCGGTCCGGTCCGGGACCGGATCCGGGTGTACGGCTGGGTCGGCGGCGACGAGCCCGGCGAGGTCCGCGACCACGTCGCCGCCCAGGTCGAGGCCGGGCTCACCGCGGTGAAGATGAACGCCTCCGGCAGGATGAGCCCGCTCGCCTCGGTCGCCGAGCTGGACGGCGTGGTCGCCCGGGTGGCCGCGGCCCGTGAGGTGCTCGGCGAGGACCGCGACGTCGCCGTCGACTTCCACGGGCGGTTCACCCTGGCCAACGCCCGCCGGGTGGCGCCGCTGCTGGAGCCGTACCGGCCGCTGTTCCTGGAGGAGCCGGTCGTCCCGGAGAACTCCCACCTCATCGGCGAGTTCGTCCGCTCGACCACCATCCCGGTCTCGACGGGGGAGCGGCTCTACAGCCGGCAGGAGTTCCTGCCCGTCCTCCAAGCCGGCATCGCGGTCGCCCAGCCGGACCTCTCGCACGCCGGCGGCATCACCGAGGTACGCAAGATCGCCACGCTCGCCGAGGTGTACGACGTGCAGCTCGCCCCGCACTGCCCGCTCGGCCCGATCGCCCTCGCGGCCTGCCTGCAGGTCGGCTTCGCCACGCCGAACTACCTGATCCAGGAGCAGAGCATCGGCATCCACTACAACCGCGGCGCCGAGGTGCTCGACTACTGCCTCGACAAGACCCCGTTGACGTTCGTGGACGGACACGTCGAGCGGCTCACCGCCCCCGGCCTCGGCATCGAGGTCGACGAGCAGGCGGTCCGCGCCGCCGGCCAACGAGGACACGCCTGGCGCAGCCCCATCTGGCGGCACCGGGACGGCTCCTACGCTGAATGGTGA
- a CDS encoding cytochrome P450 encodes MTSHSVFERILDPSGRADPYPLFGELRHTPVARQEDGTYVVSTYREIVALLHDPRVSSDRRNLRSAAEAPDLTLSFIGLDPPEHDRLRRLTMRHFGPPHSPGMVDGLRPAMVSLTTALIDGIAGKRRADVVDEVAYPLPVAVICRLLGVPVEDEPRFHAWADQIIETLGPGEEDRAERERERQAVAHELKSYLAGLAEDRRRQPGEDLLSGFVTYRGPEGGMTPQEVVATAVLLLIAGHETTINLIANGMLTLLRHPDQLERLRAEPGLIVPAVEELLRYEPPVQLVSSRVALDDITIDGTTIPAGSPIVLALAAGSRDPAHTADPDRFDLCRARNEHLGFGGGVHYCFGAPLARLETQIVLAELVRRLRNPRLAADPPPYRPSPVLRGPRHLLIDYDGVEPA; translated from the coding sequence ATGACCTCGCACAGCGTCTTCGAGCGGATCCTGGACCCGTCCGGCCGCGCGGACCCGTACCCGCTCTTCGGCGAGCTTCGCCACACCCCGGTGGCGCGGCAGGAGGACGGCACGTATGTCGTCAGCACGTACCGCGAGATCGTCGCGCTACTGCACGACCCGCGTGTCAGCTCCGACCGCCGCAATCTCCGCTCCGCGGCCGAGGCGCCGGACCTGACACTGTCGTTCATCGGGCTCGACCCGCCCGAACACGACCGGCTGCGCCGCCTGACCATGCGCCACTTCGGACCGCCGCACTCACCCGGCATGGTGGACGGGCTGCGCCCCGCCATGGTGTCCCTCACCACCGCGCTGATCGACGGTATCGCCGGCAAACGCCGGGCGGACGTCGTGGACGAGGTCGCCTACCCGCTGCCGGTCGCGGTGATCTGCCGGCTGCTCGGCGTACCGGTGGAGGACGAGCCGCGGTTCCACGCCTGGGCCGACCAGATCATCGAGACACTCGGCCCGGGGGAGGAGGACCGAGCCGAGAGGGAGCGGGAACGCCAGGCCGTGGCGCACGAGCTGAAAAGCTACCTCGCCGGACTCGCCGAGGACCGCCGGCGGCAGCCAGGAGAGGACCTGCTGTCGGGGTTCGTCACCTACCGCGGTCCCGAGGGCGGCATGACGCCGCAGGAGGTCGTCGCGACCGCGGTGCTGCTGCTGATCGCCGGCCACGAGACCACCATCAACCTCATCGCCAACGGCATGCTCACCTTGCTGCGCCACCCGGACCAGCTGGAACGCCTGCGCGCCGAGCCCGGCCTCATCGTCCCCGCCGTCGAGGAGCTGCTGCGCTACGAGCCGCCCGTGCAACTGGTGTCCTCGCGGGTCGCCCTCGACGACATCACGATCGACGGCACCACCATCCCGGCCGGATCGCCCATCGTCCTGGCGCTGGCCGCCGGCAGCCGCGACCCCGCCCACACGGCCGATCCCGACCGCTTCGACCTCTGCCGCGCCCGCAACGAGCATCTGGGCTTCGGCGGCGGCGTCCACTACTGCTTCGGGGCACCGCTGGCCCGGCTCGAGACCCAGATCGTGCTGGCCGAGCTCGTCCGCCGGCTACGCAATCCCCGGCTCGCCGCCGACCCGCCTCCGTACCGGCCGAGCCCCGTCCTGCGCGGGCCACGCCACCTGCTGATCGACTACGACGGCGTCGAACCTGCGTGA